A genomic region of Gadus macrocephalus chromosome 5, ASM3116895v1 contains the following coding sequences:
- the LOC132457658 gene encoding uncharacterized protein LOC132457658 — protein MLNLNVNSKCVAKCKAKYLENIQIPNETTPASNHAAKIERQSQRQSQAGMAGSLGVLDIERVVIAAVRAALQGVAPPVQSTSATVSTPAVPSASGTSNFATTVTSLRSAPLPSIPLRNRAQSGYLRRRNVKTYTKDVVCLTFSPGVSVFIIPRGETRTRLAMAGLVGKKYFSTEWSEDQVRAEITAIFSGAFGLSEHQSLPFQFLSTIKGCKKLMIPKVTSNFPWGGKEVASVCSSTCLYIMAEMEVPAQNCSVELSDDSDFESLVVQRRRVTRRDAPSRAQSEHCERQERVEASAPPSDDGMDLQGQRGPNEAMNHFAVTQRHAPSRAQSEHCERQERVEASAPPSDDGMDLQGQRGPNEAMNHFADFIPIDIKEDEAIEEAIRRSLLEESVQALQDSRFAESLSIEEMTGIVKAHSERVVTEAYRPIYISRGNVWTTALRQFSRRKFTECTDLLYVTFASDEGTNEDGEDLRGPRREFFCLLVKAIFKESGAFEESLNGFTPRMNISHVQNVYRTIGQMMSTIIVQGGEPPALLSPLVVDYLLTGHIFQLKVTPDDVADMELREALKKVDQALTTEELEQAVECCDSWRYQLEGLPNPVSMDNKDAFVQNAILFHVVIQRQSCYDQLVEGLKYYEVLPLLKERHL, from the exons atgttaaatctaaatgttaacTCTAAATGTGTTGCCAAGTGTAAAGCtaaatatttagaaaatattCAAATCCCCAATGAAACCACGCCCGCTTCAAATCACGCGGCAAAGATCGAGCGGCAAAGTCAAAGACAAAGTCAAGCAGGCATGGCCGGATCTCTGGGAGTCCTGGACATCGAACGGGTGGTTATTGCAGCTGTACGGGCTGCACTCCAGGGTGTAGCTCCCCCGGTCCAGTCCACATCAGCAACT GTTTCAACACCAGCGGTGCCCAGTGCCTCAGGCACTTCCAACTTTGCCACCACCGTCACATCACTGAGATCA GCTCCTCTGCCATCCATCCCTCTACGTAATCGGGCTCAATCGGGATACTTGAGACGAAGGAATGTCAAAACATACACGAAGGATGTTGTATGTTTAACTTTTTCACCGGGGGTATCGGTCTTCATTATACCCAGAGGAGAAACTCGGACCAGGTTAGCTATGGCTGGCCTTgttggaaaaaaatatttttccacAGAATGGTCTGAAGACCAAGTGAGAGCTGAAATAACAGCTATCTTCAGTGGAGCATTTGGCTTATCAGAGCACCAGTCACTTCCATTTCAGTTTTTGAGCACCATCAAGGGGTGTAAAAAACTGATGATACCGAAGGTCACCTCCAATTTCCCCTGGGGTGGTAAAGAAGTTGCCTCCGTCTGTTCCAGCACATGCCTGTATATTATGGCAGAAATGGAAGTTCCTGCACAG AACTGTAGTGTGGAGCTGTCTGATGACAGTGATTTTGAAAGCCTGGTTGTACAACGAAGGAGAG TGACTCGGAGAGATGCACCGTCCAGAGCCCAGAGCGAACACTGTGAGAGGCAAGAGAGGGTGGAAGCCAGTGCTCCTCCATCTGATGATGGGATGGACCTACAGGGACAGCGAGGGCCAAATGAAGCTATGAATCACTTTGCAG TGACTCAGAGACATGCACCGTCCAGAGCCCAGAGCGAACACTGTGAGAGGCAAGAGAGGGTGGAAGCCAGTGCTCCTCCATCCGATGATGGGATGGACCTACAGGGACAGCGAGGGCCAAATGAAGCTATGAATCACTTTGCAGATTTCAT TCCTATTGATATTAAAGAAGATGAAGCCATTGAGGAGGCcatcagacgcagtcttttAGAAGAGTCTGTGCAGGCCTTACAGGATTCAAG GTTTGCAGAAAGTTTGAGCATAGAAGAAATGACAGGAATTGTGAAAGCTCACAGTGAGAGGGTTGTCACAGAAGCATACAGACCAATCTACATCAGCCGGGGGAACGTGTGGACAACTGCCCTCCGACAGTTTAGTAGACGGAAATTCACTGAGTGCACCGATCTGCTGTATGTCACCTTTGCCAGTGACGAAGGCACCAACGAAGATGGAGAAGACCTCAGAGGGCCACGGCGAGAATTCTTCTGTCTGCTTGTGAAAGCCATCTTCAAAGAGAGTGGAGCATTTGAAg AGTCTCTAAATGGCTTCACTCCAAGAATGAACATTTCTCATGTGCAGAATGTGTACCGCACTATTGGACAGATGATGTCTACCATCATCGTCCAGGGTGGTGAACCTCCagccctcctttctcctctggtAGTGGACTACCTTCTGACAGGACACATCTTTCAGTTGAAGGTCACTCCAGATGATGTAGCTGACATGGAACTGAGAGAAGCCCTGAAGAAG GTTGATCAAGCATTAACcacagaggagctggagcaAGCAGTGGAATGCTGTGACTCATGGAGATACCAACTCGAAGGTCTTCCGAACCCAGTCAGCATGGACAACAAAGATGCATTTGTGCAGAATGCAATACTTTTCCATGTCGTCATTCAACGACAGAGCTGCTATGATCAGTTAGTTGAGGGTTTGAAGTACTACGAG GTTCTGCCACTCCTGAAAGAAAGGCATTTGTGA